The following proteins are co-located in the Bacteroidales bacterium genome:
- a CDS encoding RNA polymerase sigma factor produces MTVREYNIGVDKYSDGVYRFILKNIRDEDKAKDIVQDTYEKLWLNVDNVNYLKIKSYIFTTAYHTMIDLIRKEKKQIRFENVQEENQSHYEQYSDIKEILNTAIKKLPDIQRSVILLRDYEGYSYNEIAEITNLNESQVKVYIYRARIYLKNYIGSLETVI; encoded by the coding sequence ATGACAGTCAGGGAATATAACATTGGTGTAGATAAGTATTCTGATGGTGTTTACAGATTTATCCTTAAAAACATAAGAGATGAGGATAAAGCTAAGGATATTGTACAAGATACGTATGAAAAATTATGGCTTAATGTAGATAATGTTAATTATTTAAAGATAAAATCATATATTTTTACAACAGCCTACCACACAATGATTGATTTAATACGGAAAGAAAAAAAACAAATACGTTTTGAAAATGTACAAGAGGAAAATCAATCACATTATGAACAATATTCTGACATTAAAGAAATTTTAAATACAGCAATAAAAAAGTTACCTGATATACAAAGGTCCGTTATTTTATTACGGGATTATGAAGGTTATTCATATAATGAAATAGCTGAGATTACAAACTTAAATGAATCGCAGGTAAAAGTATATATATACAGAGCAAGGATATATTTAAAAAACTATATAGGAAGTTTAGAAACAGTAATATAA
- a CDS encoding PorT family protein translates to MKKTLILFISILLAITLKAQIADSLLIELEADTLKSENVEEQTKTKIQISIETDEDDSFDKEEEKYSDTTRFRIGNKKIIIVDDDEYTDYDFDCDDDDDDNDGYKGYWEGIELGLNNYFTSDFSTNLAKEDEYLNLNTNKSWEVNLNIAGKGFKIIEERLGLITGIGFQINNYRFDNNITLIPDSSVLSYYTDTINNFATNKLTVTYLSVPLLLEYQVPCGKKNRKFHVSAGITGGIKLGSHTKQKYKNNNKEYKDKIKEDFHLSPFRYGLAAKIGYDKISIYANYSLNTLFEKNKGPELYPFAIGIAFTH, encoded by the coding sequence ATGAAAAAAACACTAATATTATTTATAAGTATTTTATTGGCAATTACACTAAAAGCTCAAATAGCAGATTCTTTATTAATAGAGCTTGAAGCCGATACCTTAAAGTCTGAAAATGTTGAAGAACAAACAAAAACAAAAATTCAGATAAGTATTGAAACAGATGAAGATGATAGTTTCGACAAGGAAGAAGAAAAATATTCCGATACTACACGGTTCAGAATAGGCAACAAAAAAATAATAATTGTTGACGATGATGAATATACAGATTATGATTTTGATTGCGATGATGATGACGATGACAATGATGGTTATAAGGGATACTGGGAGGGAATTGAATTAGGTTTGAATAATTATTTTACATCTGATTTTTCAACAAATCTGGCAAAAGAAGACGAATATTTGAATTTGAATACAAATAAATCATGGGAAGTAAATTTGAATATAGCAGGAAAAGGATTTAAAATTATTGAGGAAAGATTAGGTCTAATTACCGGTATAGGATTTCAAATTAATAATTACCGATTTGATAATAATATAACCTTAATCCCTGATTCTTCAGTTCTAAGTTATTATACAGATACTATAAATAATTTTGCGACAAATAAATTGACAGTTACATATTTATCTGTTCCTTTGTTATTAGAATATCAGGTTCCTTGCGGAAAGAAAAACAGGAAATTCCATGTTTCTGCAGGAATTACAGGGGGAATAAAATTAGGCTCACATACAAAACAAAAATACAAAAATAACAACAAAGAATATAAAGATAAAATAAAAGAGGACTTTCATCTTTCCCCTTTTAGATACGGATTAGCCGCAAAGATAGGTTATGATAAAATAAGTATTTATGCAAATTATAGCCTGAATACATTGTTTGAAAAAAATAAAGGCCCAGAATTATATCCATTTGCAATAGGGATTGCTTTTACTCATTAG